In Gossypium hirsutum isolate 1008001.06 chromosome A10, Gossypium_hirsutum_v2.1, whole genome shotgun sequence, the DNA window GAATTTCAGCACCCTGACTACTATTACATGATATTGACATCAACTATAAAGCAGCTTTTGCAACAAACTGAGCTTTGAATGACTAGCAAAATGAGGTATGAACACAGACCGGAATATGGCACCCCAATGTGATCAAATTTAATTGAAACCTTTAAAAGTAGCCTCTTTAAGGATAGCTCAAACCATGATGGAACATTAACCATTTGCACACATAAATTTCATTACATTAAACAAAATGTTAAAGAATCTATGAAGTTCTCAATAAGACTAGAAAACTGCTATGTTAACTGAGCCCTCCTACAAGAATGCCTGCTGCGAAGTATCCTTCAAAGCCAGGGATTTAGAGGTATTTGAAGAAACTGCTTTATATGCATGACTCTGGCCCTTTCTACGGAACCAACAGACAGCATTTTATCAGTAAAACCAATAATGCTTGTAAAAATGAATCATTCTTTGCACTctgacacacacacacacaaaaaaggaGAAGTGTGTGAAACAATTGTTTCTCATCAGGACCAAAGTAAATAATCAACAAGTAGCATATAACCTAGTGAGAGCAGCTTTAATATGAACTAGTCACTGCAATAATGTGCTTAATAAAAGAGACAACCAGAATAACCAACTAGAAGCAAAAAGCTGTTAGCACTATCTGAAGTACCTGAAACTGAAAATAGCATTTACCTGGATTACTTTTGCAAATTTGGTGCAGAAATGTGGCTTCCCATGAAGCATAACTCCTACTCCATCAAAAATATAGCCACTGTTATCATGACGTACAGGCTTCCCAATTCTTGTAAGCGTAGTTTCTGATTGATTCGATAGAACTATGTATctgcaggaaaaataaataaaattgaagttTTCATCAGAAACAATATAGAGGAAAGAACATGAGTATAAGTCCTTACAAATTAAAAGATGACAGACGTGACTAGAAAAGGGATGATTATTGATTAGAGGCTTGGAGTTTTACTTTGAATCAATTGTGGAACCTAGGTGCTTATTAGGAACAATTCcaatttatatttgtatatatcCACAATGGCAAACTTATCAGGAACGctaatacaaatattttttttttccaatttgaaACCATTTATGCCAGAACTCAActgaatttaatttgataatctaATGAAGCATTTACTAGTAGGGAAGTGTAAAGAAATTATTATCCAGTTAGCCCCAAAATTTCCCTGGAAACAGCCAAGGAACAAGAAAGTAGACAACAGTAAATCAAGGAAAAAGTACTTAATTATAAAGTTCCAGAAGAAGCTAAATTTTCTAAAAGGCAGTTGCACAAACAAAATTCTGTTATTTTAACACAAAACCAAGCCTAAGATTAACAAGTGGCAAGTAAAACTAAGATATAAAAGAACTTACTTTTCAGGTGATAACACAGAACCAGCTGTGACTGAATCAGTAAGCCACTTATCTTTTAGAATTAATGAATTCACCGCACATGCATACAGGAATTTGGTTGTTTGAAGCTggtagtaaaaaataaaaaaattgtcattGAAAATGCCAACACACAACAAGATCATGCAGACCAAACTTCTAACAGTCTGATGGCCCTAATCGACTTGACAATCAAATTATACCTAATAAGTACTAACAATACCTCACTCAGTGGCTAATAGATCCaaaactgatatatatatatataaaatcctaAAAAGAGTGACGAAATtaacaaataacaaaatttattatcttaaaaaaacattatattagCAAGATTTTTAACAACTTTTAGGGGGAGAGAATTAAATCTTTGATCTTTTGGAGAAGGGCACTGTAGTTCTTAGCATTGATGAAGGAAATTATGAACGAAACAAGGTGACTAAACCACccaattttgttatataaaaggTGGAAATACGGTAATCTGTTAGGTTATATTTTGGACCACTTGTGGCACTGATATAGCATGGTTCAAAAACTGAACAGTGTTGTGGCTCTTGGATGATTGAAAACAAGTGTCCATCATGGCTCTTATAGAGAGGAATTTAGCAGCTACAGTGTGATTCCAAACTATAGCACTAGCACTTCTATCAATGTTCTCATTGGGATGCAACTAAATCAGATTAGAACCAGTTTCCATGTAGCACAACTTTCTGTTTGTACTGAGCTACATCTAATCTCTACATGCATTAGTTTCCAACTAGCCACAAGTTATATGGATTTAAAGCTTGTGGCATAACATCATGTATCCTGAGTTTTGGCTGCCGtgcttcttttttcttatttttctttttaccaaACAAGCACTTCCTCCAATGTCATACTCAATTCACCTTTCTTTCTTGACTTCCTTAACACCTAAAAGATGGTCCAAGGTGATAACCTTCAATGCTGAGAGAAAACTTTAGCCGTACCATACCTCTTTGCACTGGCATAAAATGGAGCTTCACAAGCATCTTAACTAACCTCAAAAGAAAATTGATGTTCGTACATAGACATGTCAATTGGCAGGGCCAGATCAGATTTGAATCAGGTCGATTCAATTTAGGTTAGGGTCATCTAAGCTTCAAATCATTCGAATTTAGGTCATTTCagattcaattaattaaattcaaaatcggactaaatttaaacaaatattttgGTCAAATCAAATTCTTTTAGAATATGAATGGTTTAGATCATTCAAGCTTGGTCAAGTCAATCAAATTTGGATCAATTCAAGTCCAAGTTGATTCAAGTTCCAGACTTCGGATTTTTTCAGGTTCCGTTAGGTAGTTTCAAGTTGTTAACTTTATATGATTAAATCAAGTTCTACTTCGAGTGAGTTCAGCAGGCTTTTCAGCCTTATATCAGAACTGACAGCTTggtttgtactatgagataaatactAACAAGCAAGAATTCTTTCATAAAAAGTGCCCAACTATCTTAATGTAGGAACTAATCATCTTTTTTTTTGGTCAATAGGAACTAATCACTTTTTCTTGTTTCTGGTTGAGAGTTGCACTGGCCAGAAGCTTTAGACCCTTGAAAACCAGTATTACACATCAATACTTAGAGAAAGTTTCTAACCTCCAATTTCCTATATATGTGTCAGAAACAAGCTAAACCATGGCAGAATACTTATCAGTTCTCAGAAATTATACCAACTCAACACTtgttgaaacaaataaacataaaGTAATACCTGAGGGATcaggaaaagaaataaagttcTAACAACCCACCTTCTTTGGGCATAGAATGATAGGAAGCTGCTGGAACTTATGCCTTGAACATCTCTTTCCCCTGTTCGAAGGAGATGGAACATCAACCAGAACAATACCACCATATTTCCAGATCAATCCTTCAAATTCCTTTTCCTTCGCTCTTGAAAATCCTGTAAGCAGAAATTTTATATCCTGAAATAAAAAACCCTTCTGATGCCTGAAGTGCATTGTTGAGCCCCTTTTACCATCTTCAATTTGAGCATCTGGTTTACACCTTTTGCCTGGTCTCGACGCAGAggctatattaaaaaaatcaagattcaatATTCAAGAAATCCACAAAGGAAAAGGAAATGCTATGTTTGTTTTCCATATAGAAGTATTACATTTTTTGTGGGAAGATTGTCGTGTGGTGAGCTCCTTGTTTTTCAGAAAATCAACTTCGATTTCTGAGAAATGAACCCTTTTTCTTGCTGGAACCTTCATATCATTATTGCACTCAGATTGCATCCCTTGAATATTGCTGCCTGCGTTATGAAAGACAGAGACATCTTCTGCAACAATCTGTTCAGCATTTGTCTTTGAACCACGATCCAAAAGTTTGGCTGCCTGAAGTCGTTGGCGCATCCTTTGGGGTAGAATAAGAACAGAGCTCTTTCCCATGGATGGCTGCTCTTGCAAGTGAGCCCTATCTTTAGGATGTTCATAGTTCTTATCATTCATTCCTTCCCCATCTGGATTATTCACAGCAATATTTTCTTCAGCATCTCGACCAATTGTACACTCAGGTTTGGAGCTTTGAGCCAAGgacatctcagaatttcttttatCACAAAATCTAATTCCACTGTTTTTGTCTCTCAAGTGTAAAGAGGTCAATTGATTAACACAAGGTCTTGGACTTCCCAAAATAGAATCATTTTCAGGCAAAACTTTACTATATATTTTAAGTGAGGTCAACTGCCTCCGAACTTTTGATGCAGAATATTCACCATCAAATTCGGGCAGATCTTGCCTGGTCTCAAATATAGATTCTATATGCATATTCTCATTCTGAGGTCCTACTGAGGAGAATGGACAATTTCTCGCACTACCTTCTCCAGAATTTCCATTCTGACCTAATGCAGTACCAGCATTTTCTGAAGAAATACTGCAAGGAACAATGGAACAAAGAGGATCCACCAAGGATGGATAAGAGGATCTCACATCTTCAGAAACCATAATGCCCTCAGGTAAACCCTCAAAGTGTATGCTTTGATCCGAAGCTATGTTAGATCTCTCGTTTGCACACTTCCTCACTAATGAGTTTTCATCAGGTGCAACATCAGCAGATTCAGAGAAGAAACTAGTCTCAGCAGCAAAACACTTAGTGatatttttggtttttggtttcAGCTGTTCAGGATCAGCTTCCTTCTTAAGatagaaacaaaagaaatgaaaaagaaacaccaaaattaggaaattttaaatattaaaagagAGGAACATCAAATGCCTAGTTAACATAAATGTACGTGCCCAAAATTAAGAGAAAACCTAACGAAAGTAAAATCATTTAGACAAATAGACTTGGATATAAAAGAgattataacaaaataacaagCAGCCTTCCAATTTAAACAGCAAATACAGTGATAAAACCTCAAAAACTAAACAAAGCAAAACTACCAAAAGTAGTAGCTCCAAAAAGTGTAGAAGAAAGCATATGAGATTCTTATAAAGCAAATTACAGATGAGCAGAGCATGCATTACCATTATGTATAATGGTAGGAAAATTAAAGGAAATCAAAGAtctagtatcccaataactagaCCGAGTCAAAGTTAGATGAAAGCTAGATGTGGAACGGCAAAGTTACTTTACAGATTGGCCATCAAATAATCTTACTAACAACCTTTATTCAAAGAAATTTATGATATTATCTATTTGCCCCTCCCAACACGATAGGTCTTTAATTCTTCTAAAGCTTCTAATTCTTAAATTCTGTACCACTTTCAGCCACCCCCCccccataaaaaaaaaaaagaaacacccCCAATACCCATACACACGCTAAAAACAAGGACTATTGCACTCTAGACAACCTATAATTCAGAACCTAATGGACAAATACTGCCCAAAAGCGTCAAGACTCATTTTGATAAATTCCTATGAAAAATACAGTGGCTACAAACAACCCTTATTTTCCTCCTGTGTATTAAAACTGTAAACTTTGTTATTTATAAGACAACATGTACAAGCTAAAAATCAAACTAAATAACAAAAGGACCTGTGAGATTCAAAGatcaatataataaaataaagtatgtACCTTCCCTGTCCAACCACCTAACCAACGACTTCTGAATCCATCGGTGACAAATGGACTTGCATTACTTTCCCCTGCTgcataaaaatgaatgaaaataaaggACCTTAAACATGCGATTATATGtttagaagaaaaaaagggggaaatatAGGAAAATTTATAGATATTCTCACCAGCATTCTTCAGATCACATAAATCAGAACAATGCAAATCAGCCTGAGATTGAAGAGAAGCATCCACTTTTGAAAAGACAACTCTCTGAAAGTGTACGAGAATTAGTCATCCAAAAGAAAAATGGTAGAAAGTCAATCCGGTTCTTACAAATCCTAAGACTCCATCTTAACTAAACCACTAATTTGGGAAAGAAAATAGTTTTACATATCTTGTTTTCTTCTTTATTGAGTTTAGCATGGGGAAGTCAATAGAAGATAAGACTCAAGTCTTTTACCTCTGAAGTTGCTGAAACATGTGAAATCTCCTCGACCATCTCATGCAAAATTGGATCAGAGTTTTTTGAGCAAGAAGTTGGATAATCAGAAGGTTTATTTTGAGGAGAAAAGTGTTCTGCATTTTCAGTTCTATTCCCACTCCTGAAACAATCTTCAGATACAGGAGTGTCTTTGACTAAAGATACATCTGAACCATAAGCATGCTGATTACTAAAGCAGCTAAAAGATAATCCAACATCTTCAAATGCATCGGCCATGGTTAAATCATCCAAGTCTGAAAGAAAGTCCATCTCATCACTTGTCTCAGTTGGGCAATCAAATGCGTCTTCTGAGCTCTCCAGACGTGCTTGCTTAACCTGAAGGGCAGCTTCAAGTACTGCTGCTGTAGGCAAAGCTTCTGCACCTGAGTCACTCTTCACTAATTCATGTATTACTAAAGCTTCTGATGCGGCAATAGAGAGTTCAACTGCATCTTTAATATCAGTATTTTTGAGGTTTCTGACAGTGACTTTTTCTATGGAATGCTCACTGCCATCATTAGCGTGATTTGATGATTGTCCACCAAAATTCTCTACATATCTTGAGATGGAAATCATAGGCAAGGCATTTACTGCACAAGAACTATCTTTAGTTTGTATCAAGGTAGTCTTTTCTCCAACATTCTCCACATCTCTCGGGTTGGAAGTTATAGGCAAAGCATTTACCCCACAAGCACTCTCTTCATTTTGTATCAGGGCAGTCTTTTCTCCAACATTCTCCACATCTCTTTGGGTGGAAATTATAGGCAAAGCATTGACCCCACAAGCGCTATCTTCATTTTGTATCAGGGCAGTCTTTTCTCCAACATTCTCCACATCTCTTGGGATGGAAATTATAGGCAAAGCATTTACCCCACAAGCACTATCTTCATTTTGTATCAGCGCAGTCTTTTCTCCAACATTCTCCACATCTCTTGGGATGGAAATCATAGGCAAAGCATTTACCCCACAAGCACCATGTTCACTTTGTACCGAGTCATTCTTTTCTCCAGCTGGTATTTCAATTTGTGGTAATTGCAAAACATTTTTAGAGCCATGCTGAGTGCAAGCTGCACTAAAAAGTTGACTTTGGTAGTACTGTGAATCACCATCTGATGACAGATTTAGACGGAAATGAAGCACCTACAACTCATAATGCATACCAATCAGGccaaaaattccattcaaaaAATTCAAGTTCATAACTAACaaactttaaatattaaatgaaaatatgtttcaTAAGTAAAATCTTATCAAACAAAATTTCTTCTGCAAGTCTAACCAACAGATAAAAGTTATTTCTAATTCACAAACAAAAAAATCTCAAACcctaattttcttttctaataccataaaacataaataatagataataaaaaCAACTTACATccttggaagaaggaaaagaacTAATTGGCGAATTGTCTTCTCCTGATAAGATTAAACAAAAACTATTACATCGAATATCTTCCTTTGACAGCAGCAATTCTGAATCTTCTCCTTGTATACATGAAAAGTCCTATTTCAAAAAGTACAATTATTATTTCACCAAATTTTATGCACAACAGCttcaaatttcaaccaaacaAGATAAAATTATCATCTGGCAGatagaaaagaaaaacttaaagtCACATGAAAGCTCAGAATTTCCAAAAGTAATAACGACAACTATTTCACTAAATTTTATGCACAATAGTTTCAAATTTCAACCGAAGTAAGTAAAATTATCTTCTTGCGTATATAAAAGAAATGCTAAAAAAGAACAAGAACaaatcaaattgtaaaaattaatccCAAAACGGAGAACCTTAAATTGTTGGTGAGAAGGGCTTCTGGGCTGCTCTGAGGAATCTGTGATTCGTTGAAGACAAGCTGGAAGCCAAGCCAATTCCTATTATTACAACAAAGTTTTTATTCTCTTAAACTCAGAATTAATGTTAATTTGTTAACATATTAAAAGTAGAAATAATAAAGGGAAAATAATTATCTTCATTTGCTAAGAAAAAgaacttgaagaagaaaagaaattttcACCTCGGAAAATTGAGGAGGACGAAACCCTAAGCTTCCCATTTGGACCCCAATAAAATTACGAACAGATTTTTGTCACACTGGCAACTCATAAGTTTCTTATATGAGCATTTTCGCGCCAAAAAAATCAGATTAAATAAGCCTTTATTCAATTTTCTACTAAGTTTACAATTAGATCCTTTTGATATCTAAACttatgttaatttttatgttgaacttaaaaaagataaaagttaATGTGGTGCTCTGAAATTTATTACATTAACCCTCCGTTACAATTTATTATTGGCTTAATTAAAAATACATCTCCTCAATTATACTCGTGTTCTTAAAatggtatttaaatttttatttcatcaaATGTGATACTCAAATTTGACTATAATTACCTATTTAACCCCAAAAATTAACGCTTTTAGGAAATGAAATTTTGACCAATCACCGAGTGGTAAAAATGTCACATAAGTAATTGCACATCTTTATTTATGTCaaacaatttcaaataaataaataattagaaaaatatatataattttataaataaatcatcaacatataattaaaaaaattatattttaatattttatattactaattaaaataattatattaatgttaaaaaaatttcctTCCCCCCACCCGTCCCTCTCTCCACCATCCTTCTCTCCTCACCCCTCCACCGCTCTCCTCTCCGAAGGAGATATGGTAGAATAATCAGTAGCTACTGCTTCTATCAAAAAATGATACACCACCATAGATTTACACCTTTTGCTTATGCTATCCcattttttatgtaaataaacCACACATTGCTCTTCATAGCTCATGGGAGGACATTTAGGTGTCTTAAAACTTTTTTGTTACAAGTACTTGAGAGGTAAGGCTAAAAGAAAACGTAGAATAAAGATGAGTTATACAAGGCAAGGAAACAACTGAGAGGGAGGGGAGTGCTAGAAGAATGGAAGAATATGCTAGAAGAAACAAAGAGAACTAATAGAGGTAATACTTTGTAAAATATTACTTACTTCAGAATAGAATATACAACTCTTTATAAAGAAAGAGATGAGGTCTAACTACTTAACAATTCTTCAACAAATACTAACAAACTAACCACCTAACTTATCACTTAACATTCACCCAGCTTCCTCGAGTGGTAACACCCGAAGAAAATTACGGAAACGACTAAACAGAGACACTAATAATGGCTTAGTAAGAACGTCTGCCAGTTGGTCACAAGTTGGAACTTCACCAACAACCAAGTCGCCACTAGTCACCTTCTCACGAACAAAAAACAAGTCAAGATCAACCTGTTTGAACTTGGAGTGAAGAACCGGATTAGCTGCAACAGCCACAGCACTAGAATTATCGCACCAGACGGCCGGTAAATCAACGGACTTGACCCGCAACTCTGCTAACAACGAGACGAGCCAAGTAATATCACTAGTGGCTGCCGCAAGACTGCGATATTCAGCTTCAGCCGTAGAGCGAGAAACAATTGACTGTTTTTTAGAACACCATGAAACAGGGGTATGACCAAAATAGACACAGTACCCCGTAGTGGACCTTCGGTCATCAAAATCAAGGCCCCAATTCGCATCAGCATAACTGACCAAAGAGAGGCGATCGGACCGGCAAAAAACCAACCCAATTCATATTGGGGGaaggaatttttttaatttttttaacattaatataattattttaatttcatattaattatttataatattttctattttttaaattttttggaatTATATAAATAATGATGTGGTATTGCTTATGTGGCATTTTGCCACGTATTGGTTGGTGGTTAGTCAAAAAAGTTTCTAACGGTGTTAACTTTTGGAGTTAAATGGGTAACGGTAGTTAAATTTGAACACATTTGAACAGCCAAGTCAATGTTCTTCGCCACTGAACTTCCCACCGGTTGAACtctattttccttttcatt includes these proteins:
- the LOC121207630 gene encoding uncharacterized protein isoform X2 codes for the protein MGSLGFRPPQFSEELAWLPACLQRITDSSEQPRSPSHQQFKDFSCIQGEDSELLLSKEDIRCNSFCLILSGEDNSPISSFPSSKDVLHFRLNLSSDGDSQYYQSQLFSAACTQHGSKNVLQLPQIEIPAGEKNDSVQSEHGACGVNALPMISIPRDVENVGEKTALIQNEDSACGVNALPIISIPRDVENVGEKTALIQNEDSACGVNALPIISTQRDVENVGEKTALIQNEESACGVNALPITSNPRDVENVGEKTTLIQTKDSSCAVNALPMISISRYVENFGGQSSNHANDGSEHSIEKVTVRNLKNTDIKDAVELSIAASEALVIHELVKSDSGAEALPTAAVLEAALQVKQARLESSEDAFDCPTETSDEMDFLSDLDDLTMADAFEDVGLSFSCFSNQHAYGSDVSLVKDTPVSEDCFRSGNRTENAEHFSPQNKPSDYPTSCSKNSDPILHEMVEEISHVSATSERVVFSKVDASLQSQADLHCSDLCDLKNAAGESNASPFVTDGFRSRWLGGWTGKEADPEQLKPKTKNITKCFAAETSFFSESADVAPDENSLVRKCANERSNIASDQSIHFEGLPEGIMVSEDVRSSYPSLVDPLCSIVPCSISSENAGTALGQNGNSGEGSARNCPFSSVGPQNENMHIESIFETRQDLPEFDGEYSASKVRRQLTSLKIYSKVLPENDSILGSPRPCVNQLTSLHLRDKNSGIRFCDKRNSEMSLAQSSKPECTIGRDAEENIAVNNPDGEGMNDKNYEHPKDRAHLQEQPSMGKSSVLILPQRMRQRLQAAKLLDRGSKTNAEQIVAEDVSVFHNAGSNIQGMQSECNNDMKVPARKRVHFSEIEVDFLKNKELTTRQSSHKKSSASRPGKRCKPDAQIEDGKRGSTMHFRHQKGFLFQDIKFLLTGFSRAKEKEFEGLIWKYGGIVLVDVPSPSNRGKRCSRHKFQQLPIILCPKKLQTTKFLYACAVNSLILKDKWLTDSVTAGSVLSPEKYIVLSNQSETTLTRIGKPVRHDNSGYIFDGVGVMLHGKPHFCTKFAKVIQHGGGRVFKTLLCLIQNLDAEKISMAVIVCEGENRASRQLRQCASERTIPMMPSSWIIRSLYSGKLLPFTEKKHTTLHAVTASRCMISDNWSQEI
- the LOC121207630 gene encoding uncharacterized protein isoform X1 is translated as MGSLGFRPPQFSEELAWLPACLQRITDSSEQPRSPSHQQFKDFSCIQGEDSELLLSKEDIRCNSFCLILSGEDNSPISSFPSSKDVLHFRLNLSSDGDSQYYQSQLFSAACTQHGSKNVLQLPQIEIPAGEKNDSVQSEHGACGVNALPMISIPRDVENVGEKTALIQNEDSACGVNALPIISIPRDVENVGEKTALIQNEDSACGVNALPIISTQRDVENVGEKTALIQNEESACGVNALPITSNPRDVENVGEKTTLIQTKDSSCAVNALPMISISRYVENFGGQSSNHANDGSEHSIEKVTVRNLKNTDIKDAVELSIAASEALVIHELVKSDSGAEALPTAAVLEAALQVKQARLESSEDAFDCPTETSDEMDFLSDLDDLTMADAFEDVGLSFSCFSNQHAYGSDVSLVKDTPVSEDCFRSGNRTENAEHFSPQNKPSDYPTSCSKNSDPILHEMVEEISHVSATSERVVFSKVDASLQSQADLHCSDLCDLKNAAGESNASPFVTDGFRSRWLGGWTGKKEADPEQLKPKTKNITKCFAAETSFFSESADVAPDENSLVRKCANERSNIASDQSIHFEGLPEGIMVSEDVRSSYPSLVDPLCSIVPCSISSENAGTALGQNGNSGEGSARNCPFSSVGPQNENMHIESIFETRQDLPEFDGEYSASKVRRQLTSLKIYSKVLPENDSILGSPRPCVNQLTSLHLRDKNSGIRFCDKRNSEMSLAQSSKPECTIGRDAEENIAVNNPDGEGMNDKNYEHPKDRAHLQEQPSMGKSSVLILPQRMRQRLQAAKLLDRGSKTNAEQIVAEDVSVFHNAGSNIQGMQSECNNDMKVPARKRVHFSEIEVDFLKNKELTTRQSSHKKSSASRPGKRCKPDAQIEDGKRGSTMHFRHQKGFLFQDIKFLLTGFSRAKEKEFEGLIWKYGGIVLVDVPSPSNRGKRCSRHKFQQLPIILCPKKLQTTKFLYACAVNSLILKDKWLTDSVTAGSVLSPEKYIVLSNQSETTLTRIGKPVRHDNSGYIFDGVGVMLHGKPHFCTKFAKVIQHGGGRVFKTLLCLIQNLDAEKISMAVIVCEGENRASRQLRQCASERTIPMMPSSWIIRSLYSGKLLPFTEKKHTTLHAVTASRCMISDNWSQEI
- the LOC121207630 gene encoding uncharacterized protein isoform X3, which encodes MGSLGFRPPQFSEELAWLPACLQRITDSSEQPRSPSHQQFKDFSCIQGEDSELLLSKEDIRCNSFCLILSGEDNSPISSFPSSKDVLHFRLNLSSDGDSQYYQSQLFSAACTQHGSKNVLQLPQIEIPAGEKNDSVQSEHGACGVNALPMISIPRDVENVGEKTALIQNEDSACGVNALPIISIPRDVENVGEKTALIQNEDSACGVNALPIISTQRDVENVGEKTALIQNEESACGVNALPITSNPRDVENVGEKTTLIQTKDSSCAVNALPMISISRYVENFGGQSSNHANDGSEHSIEKVTVRNLKNTDIKDAVELSIAASEALVIHELVKSDSGAEALPTAAVLEAALQVKQARLESSEDAFDCPTETSDEMDFLSDLDDLTMADAFEDVGLSFSCFSNQHAYGSDVSLVKDTPVSEDCFRSGNRTENAEHFSPQNKPSDYPTSCSKNSDPILHEMVEEISHVSATSERVVFSKVDASLQSQADLHCSDLCDLKNAAGESNASPFVTDGFRSRWLGGWTGKKEADPEQLKPKTKNITKCFAAETSFFSESADVAPDENSLVRKCANERSNIASDQSIHFEGLPEGIMVSEDVRSSYPSLVDPLCSIVPCSISSENAGTALGQNGNSGEGSARNCPFSSVGPQNENMHIESIFETRQDLPEFDGEYSASKVRRQLTSLKIYSKVLPENDSILGSPRPCVNQLTSLHLRDKNSGIRFCDKRNSEMSLAQSSKPECTIGRDAEENIAVNNPDGEGMNDKNYEHPKDRAHLQEQPSMGKSSVLILPQRMRQRLQAAKLLDRGSKTNAEQIVAEDVSVFHNAGSNIQGMQSECNNDMKVPARKRVHFSEIEVDFLKNKELTTRQSSHKKSSASRPGKRCKPDAQIEDGKRGSTMHFRHQKGFLFQDIKFLLTGFSRAKEKEFEGLIWKYGGIVLVDVPSPSNRGKRCSRHKFQQLPIILCPKKIHSSIESIRNYAYKNWEACTS